Proteins encoded together in one Oncorhynchus mykiss isolate Arlee chromosome 7, USDA_OmykA_1.1, whole genome shotgun sequence window:
- the LOC110528813 gene encoding protein Shroom2 isoform X4, with protein MKMVDIVSHTTTPSESETDKRVARNFLTKILRSSMRKNRFKGRNEPVSQPHSWHSSKFTEDHPEPTESHNEPSPVWQVKHEVSASTKDLSSCGDHDSNLRQLSSQFSSVGNMERVERPSHPYPPGCLSPSRYHRSAEPLSGGGVSGGKSESPFSCLSSTSPPPEPALALTNTEATEGSVFYKGVQTQGEQRHSRNLQLPQGDGGSESPRTVPEEQPGSRYSSSGSGRSHIGPVWHVPERRKVAAPPSPPPPPLRNDSFAATKVYPAYTEGPGAPPQAPENSSYRARGNHISHNENGPDPRCSYNPPPHKKDFLHPNIAAGAPDYNHNQLSNPNKLFSLSSQDVRQSQSPFACLPNHQRQYSDESTFYLQTRSAPHPPKPQSVGSYYHSLQELPTNRSNSRNHVRSSTTSLSTSTIDQNYDGGGHIRYYCITTKQPGQPETRVRQSKSEVWMADMELAKGSNDRGSTSSSHKTNKVKYHPQPPYANSKERNGNVKAANVLLYEHTASNSSSGKPTTEERERRSEGQRPTEAQLRSSYSPSPPKDHKAAPLREDPWVSQENNKISSQKTPMLHSLAQGSRSLAQESRSPMLHSLAQESRSPMLHSLAQESRSPMLHSLAQESRSPILHSLAQESRSPMLHSLAQESRSPMLHSLAQESRSPMLHSLAQESRSPMLHSLAQESRSPMLHSLAQESRSPMLHSLAQESRSPMLHSLAQESRSPMLHSLAQESRSPMLHALAQESRSPMLHALAQESRSPMLHSLAQESRSPMLHSLAQESRSPMLHSLAQESRSPMLHSLAQESRSPMLHSLAQESRILVEKIHSATAPPPPPSNGGGDTNHAIPEALTNNTATGKLARRSDRYATTLRNEIQLKRAQLQKSRSAATLTCPSETEEPEEEADAGGWKSTSSDGSFSSSYKDHLKEAQARVLQATSFRRRDLEPPGSGSEAPLTKPNSHIVSRIGCRKRFPLNKRVHSFSEPDKINKLGVEGEGEHPVGTARPIVDRRKIFEMAAKPAFCRPISTIHKSGQQSTSTTSSTLEHSPGKARGRAHSGETQEKHPDPLSPAGRQALLEQQRLGTFTEYQVTWNMQRKASDAKTQGRYHSADDILDQGTEETPVCVHERSRSSPSQDFYTQKIPVPWRETAEILDHRQDQQGGSYTTRGPSESQEQPAQLHHFPQPPQPSIPRLTDTEPHSSRDVATPAPLPLPHPSDHRYKCDSADPGHNLPAYPSNHTHSSVSEQPLPPPTVAPKPQNTGLIIMPQWPLLGLETPSATSSTYGLSSQEFLPGPCTHQAEPSSSSSCSSHGTELDPAPNQACSLGSTQLPSPSPGRTAGLGTEEGAADSTLEPPPSSSHSPLFSYQTASLTVPSSGGTSSPSPQFAPQRLTDQPPVSVSVQDEAQSRPENRTNAVMEMSSVGKKVPVKIVHAESTTERESRQYLLHSERNGAPGVSEGPDFPPPLPTSLPSPEPQPYSLFRAYTPYTRHGPQSPPRDPTLTVAPEEALSPGRSQTNGPSGTAVMGPQQPQKSNSEEDVKREELARDIMDKDKSLVDILDQSKMKTTMDLMGGIFPQGEQILDGGHQRRKVSPKQCLPPRGMDERREEGGMSAATGALVTSSTYYSTSAPKAELLNKMKDMQEEELEEDSEDELDIDLASKKQELIDSLGKKLQVLREARENLQEDLHDNNSLGDEVEAVVQRVCKPNELDKFRMFVGDLDKVVSLLLSLSGRLARVENALNSLEEDTTPEEKRTLSEKRKLLIRQHEDAKELKENLDRRERLVYSIMAAHLSHESLADYQHFVKMKSALIIEQRKLDDKIKLGEEQLKCLLDSLLLEQRLLF; from the exons ATGAAAATGGTGGATATTGTCTCACATACCACCACGCCATCAGAATCAGAAACTGACAAACGTGTGGCCAGGAACTTTCTCACCAAGATATTACGAAGCTCTATGAG GAAGAACCGCTTCAAGGG GAGGAATGAACCAGTCTCCCAGCCCCATTCATGGCACTCCTCCAAGTTCACAGAAGACCACCCCGAACCCACAGAGAGTCACAACGAGCCTTCACCTGTGTGGCAGGTCAAACATGAAGTCAG TGCATCCACAAAAGACCTTTCCAGCTGCGGGGACCACGACTCGAATCTACGCCAGTTATCTAGCCAGTTCAGCTCTGTGGGGAATATGGAGAGAGTAGAGCGTCCCTCACACCCCTACCCACCAGGTTGCCTCTCCCCCAGCAGGTACCACCGCAGCGCTGAGCCTCTCTCTGGGGGTGGAGTGTCTGGTGGGAAGAGCGAATCACCCTTCAGCTGCCTGTCCTCTACCAGCCCTCCCCCGGAGCCTGCTCTGGCCCTCACCAACACTGAGGCGACTGAGGGCAGCGTGTTCTATAAGGGGGTCCAGACTCAGGGTGAGCAGCGCCACAGCCGGAACCTCCAGCTGCCCCAGGGGGACGGAGGCTCAGAGAGCCCCAGGACAGTCCCAGAGGAGCAGCCTGGCTCCCGCTACTCCAGCTCAGGCTCTGGCAGATCGCACATAGGCCCTGTGTGGCACGTCCCAGAGAGGAGGAAGGTAGcagcccccccctctcctcctcctcctcccctgcgcAATGACAGCTTTGCTGCCACCAAGGTGTACCCTGCCTACACAGAGGGGCCTGGAGCTCCACCACAGGCCCCAGAGAACAGCAGCTACAGAGCCCGGGGCAACCATATCTCTCACAATGAGAATGGGCCAGACCCCAGGTGCAGTTACAACCCTCCACCTCACAAGAAAGACTTCCTCCACCCAAACATAGCTGCAGGTGCACCTGACTACAACCACAACCAGCTCAGCAACCCAAACAAACTGTTCTCGCTGTCTAGCCAAGACGTGAGACAGAGTCAGTCTCCCTTCGCTTGCCTGCCCAACCACCAGCGGCAGTACAGCGACGAAAGCACTTTCTACCTGCAGACCAGATCCGCCCCACATCCACCGAAGCCGCAGAGCGTTGGTAGCTACTACCACAGCCTCCAGGAGCTCCCTACCAACCGGAGTAACAGTAGGAACCACGTGAGGTCCTCCACCACGTCCCTGTCCACCTCGACCATCGACCAGAACTATGACGGCGGAGGACACATCAGGTACTACTGCATCACAACCAAGCAGCCAGGCCAGCCAGAGACTCGTGTTAGACAGAGCAAATCAGAGGTCTGGATGGCTGACATGGAGCTAGCTAAGGGCTCAAACGACAGGGGCTCCACAAGTTCCTCCCACAAGACCAACAAGGTCAAGTATCATCCTCAGCCGCCTTACGCCAACAGCAAGGAGCGGAACGGAAATGTCAAAGCGGCCAACGTTCTGCTTTACGAACACACAGCCTCCAATTCCTCATCTGGTAAACCTACcactgaggagagggagaggaggagtgagggcCAGAGACCTACAGAGGCCCAGCTTAGAAGCTCTTACTCTCCCAGTCCGCCCAAGGACCACAAGGCGGCACCGCTGAGAGAAGACCCTTGGGTCTCTCAGGAGAACAATAAGATCTCTTCTCAAAAGACACCCATGCTCCACAGTCTGGCTCAGGGGAGTAGAAGCCTAGCCCAGGAGAGTAGGAGCCCAATGCTTCATTCTCTAGCCCAGGAGAGTAGGAGCCCAATGCTTCATTCTCTAGCCCAGGAGAGTAGGAGCCCAATGCTTCATTCTCTAGCCCAGGAGAGTAGGAGCCCAATACTTCATTCTCTAGCCCAGGAGAGTAGGAGCCCAATGCTTCATTCTCTAGCCCAGGAGAGTAGGAGCCCAATGCTTCATTCTCTAGCCCAGGAGAGTAGGAGCCCAATGCTTCATTCTCTAGCCCAGGAGAGTAGGAGCCCAATGCTTCATTCTCTAGCCCAGGAGAGTAGGAGCCCAATGCTTCATTCTCTAGCCCAGGAGAGTAGGAGCCCAATGCTTCATTCTCTAGCCCAGGAGAGTAGGAGCCCAATGCTTCATTCTCTAGCCCAGGAGAGTAGGAGCCCAATGCTTCATTCTCTAGCCCAGGAGAGTAGGAGCCCAATGCTTCATGCTCTAGCCCAGGAGAGTAGGAGCCCAATGCTTCATGCTCTAGCCCAGGAGAGTAGGAGCCCAATGCTTCATTCTCTAGCCCAGGAGAGTAGGAGCCCAATGCTTCATTCTCTGGCCCAGGAGAGTAGGAGCCCAATGCTTCATTCTCTAGCCCAGGAGAGTAGGAGCCCAATGCTTCATTCTCTGGCCCAGGAGAGTAGGAGCCCAATGCTTCATTCTCTGGCCCAGGAGAGTAGGATCCTGGTGGAGAAGATTCACTCTGCTacggcaccaccaccaccaccatccaaCGGCGGGGGAGACACCAACCACGCCATACCGGAGGCTTTAACAAACAACACTGCAACGGGCAAACTGGCGAGACGCAGCGACCGATACGCCACCACCCTCCGCAACGAGATCCAGCTAAAGAGGGCCCAGCTGCAGAAAAGCCGGAGCGCTGCCACCCTGACCTGCCCCAGCGAGACGGAGGAGCCAGAGGAGGAGGCAGACGCGGGGGGGTGGAAGTCCACCTCCTCCGACggctccttttcctcctcctacAAGGACCACCTCAAGGAGGCTCAGGCTAGGGTCCTCCAGGCCACGTCCTTTAGGAGGAGAGACCTAGAACCTCCCGGGTCAGGGTCGGAGGCTCCGTTAACCAAACCCAACTCACACATAGTCTCCCGCATTGGCTGCCGCAAGCGTTTCCCTCTGAACAAGAGGGTCCACTCGTTCTCCGAGCCAGACAAGATCAACAAGCTGGgagtggagggtgagggagaacaTCCCGTTGGAACAGCACGGCCGATTGTAGACCGACGGAAGATCTTTGAAATGGCTGCTAAACCTGCCTTCTGCAGACCCATCTCAACCATCCACAAGTCAGGCCAGCAGAGCACCAGCACCACCTCCAGCACTTTGGAGCACTCTCCGGGCAAGGCCAGAGGGAGAGCCCACTCAGGAGAAACTCAGGAGAAACACCCAGACCCCCTCAGCCCCGCAGGCAGACAGGCCCTACTGGAGCAGCAGAGGCTGGGGACCTTCACCGAGTACCAGGTCACCTGGAACATGCAGAGGAAGGCTTCAGACGCAAAGACCCAGGGGAGGTACCACTCTGCTGACGACATCCTGGACCAGGGAACAGAGGAGACGCCTGTCTGTGTCCATGAGAGGTCCAGATCGTCTCCCTCACAAGACTTCTACACACAG AAGATCCCTGTGCCATGGAGAGAGACTGCTGAAATTCTGGACCATAGACAGGACCAGCAAGGAGGCAGTTACACCACCAG AGGGCCGAGCGAGAGCCAAGAGCAGCCAGCCCAGCTCCACCACTTCCCACAGCCTCCACAACCGTCTATTCCAAGACTGACCGACACAGAGCCACACAGCAGCAGAGACGTGGCCACCCccgcccccctccctctccctcacccctctgaCCACAGATACAAATGTGACTCTGCGGACCCCGGCCACAACCTCCCCGCGTACCCTTCCAACCACACCCACAGCTCTGTGTCTGAGCAACCACTACCACCTCCAACGGTGGCTCCCAAGCCCCAGAATACAGGCCTCATCATCATGCCACAGTGGCCTCTCCTAGGCCTGGAAACCCCCTCAGCCACATCCTCCACCTACGGACTGTCTTCCCAGGAATTCCTGCCTGGCCCTTGCACCCATCAGGCTGAACCATCATCCAGCAGCAGCTGCTCCTCCCATGGCACAGAGCTGGATCCTGCCCCAAACCAAGCCTGCTCCTTGGGCTCCACCcagctcccctctccctcccctgggAGAACCGCTGGACTGGGCACGGAGGAGGGAGCAGCTGATTCAACGCTAGAGCCGCCACCCTCCTCTTCCcactctcctttattctcctacCAGACTGCCAGTCTGACGGTTCCCTCCTCAGGTGGGACTAGTTCTCCCTCTCCTCAGTTTGCTCCACAGAGGTTGACGGACCAgccccctgtctctgtgtctgtgcagGATGAAGCCCAGAGCAG GCCAGAGAACCGGACCAACGCTGTGATGGAGATGAGCAGTGTAGGGAAGAAGGTCCCTGTGAAGATCGTCCATGCTGAGAGcaccacagagagggagagccgCCAGTACCTGCTGCACAGCGAGAGAAATGGGGCCCCTGGAGTTTCAGAGGGGCCCGACTTTCCCCCGCCCTTACCGACCAGCCTGCCCTCCCCTGAGCCGCAGCCCTACTCCCTGTTCCGTGCCTACACCCCCTACACACGCCATGGGCCTCAGAGTCCCCCCAGGGACCCAACCCTCACTGTAGCCCCAGAAGAGGCCCTGTCCCCTGGGCGGTCTCAGACCAACGGTCCCTCCGGTACCGCCGTCATGGGTCCCCAGCAGCCTCAGAAGAGTAATTCGGAGGAAGATGtgaagagagaggagctggccAGAGACATCATGGACAAGGATAAGTCCCTGGTGGACATCTTGGACCAGAGTAAGATGAAGACCACCATGGATCTGATGGGGGGGATCTTCCCCCAGGGGGAGCAGATCTTGGATGGGGGGCACCAGAGGAGGAAAGTCTCCCCCAAACAGTGTTTGCCGCCCAGGGGCATGGATGAAAG gagagaggaggggggcatgTCTGCTGCCACAGGGGCCCTGGTGACCAGCTCCACCTACTACAGTACATCTGCCCCCAAGGCTGAGCTGCTCAACAAGATGAAGGACATGcaggaggaggagctggaggaagACTCCGAGGACGAACTGGACATCGACCTGGCCAGCAAGAAG CAAGAGCTGATTGACAGCCTGGGTAAGAAGCTGCAGGTGCTGCGCGAGGCCAGGGAGAACCTTCAGGAGGACCTCCACGATAACAACTCTCTGGGGGACGAGGTGGAGGCCGTGGTGCAGAGGGTCTGCAAGCCCAACGAGCTGGACAAGTTCAGGATGTTTGTTGGAGATCTGGACAAGGTGGTCAGTTTGCTGCTCTCCCTGTCCGGCCGACTGGCCAGGGTGGAGAACGCGCTCAACAGTCTGGAGGAAGACACCACACCGGAAGagaag cgCACCCTGTCAGAGAAGAGGAAGCTGTTAATCAGACAACACGAAGACGCCAAAGAGCTCAAGGAGAACCTTGACCGGCGGGAGCGCCTGGTTTACAGCATCATGGCTGCTCACCTCAGCCACGAGAGCCTGGCAGACTACCAGCACTTTGTCAAGATGAAGTCAGCCCTCATCATCGAGCAGCGCAAGCTGGACGACAAGATCAAACTGGGAGAGGAGCAGCTGAAATGTCTGCTGGATAGTTTATTGTTGGagcagaggctgctgttctga
- the LOC110528813 gene encoding protein Shroom2 isoform X1 yields the protein MDVVDYRSELRMSAREVKAFLDADRFTGVWDGIQGDVEYRFVDVLLFGGAPWGFTLRGGLEHREPLLITKVEEGSKAATVSLQVGDEIVNINTVPISGSRQEAICLVKSSHKTLALVVRRRNEPVSQPHSWHSSKFTEDHPEPTESHNEPSPVWQVKHEVSASTKDLSSCGDHDSNLRQLSSQFSSVGNMERVERPSHPYPPGCLSPSRYHRSAEPLSGGGVSGGKSESPFSCLSSTSPPPEPALALTNTEATEGSVFYKGVQTQGEQRHSRNLQLPQGDGGSESPRTVPEEQPGSRYSSSGSGRSHIGPVWHVPERRKVAAPPSPPPPPLRNDSFAATKVYPAYTEGPGAPPQAPENSSYRARGNHISHNENGPDPRCSYNPPPHKKDFLHPNIAAGAPDYNHNQLSNPNKLFSLSSQDVRQSQSPFACLPNHQRQYSDESTFYLQTRSAPHPPKPQSVGSYYHSLQELPTNRSNSRNHVRSSTTSLSTSTIDQNYDGGGHIRYYCITTKQPGQPETRVRQSKSEVWMADMELAKGSNDRGSTSSSHKTNKVKYHPQPPYANSKERNGNVKAANVLLYEHTASNSSSGKPTTEERERRSEGQRPTEAQLRSSYSPSPPKDHKAAPLREDPWVSQENNKISSQKTPMLHSLAQGSRSLAQESRSPMLHSLAQESRSPMLHSLAQESRSPMLHSLAQESRSPILHSLAQESRSPMLHSLAQESRSPMLHSLAQESRSPMLHSLAQESRSPMLHSLAQESRSPMLHSLAQESRSPMLHSLAQESRSPMLHSLAQESRSPMLHSLAQESRSPMLHALAQESRSPMLHALAQESRSPMLHSLAQESRSPMLHSLAQESRSPMLHSLAQESRSPMLHSLAQESRSPMLHSLAQESRILVEKIHSATAPPPPPSNGGGDTNHAIPEALTNNTATGKLARRSDRYATTLRNEIQLKRAQLQKSRSAATLTCPSETEEPEEEADAGGWKSTSSDGSFSSSYKDHLKEAQARVLQATSFRRRDLEPPGSGSEAPLTKPNSHIVSRIGCRKRFPLNKRVHSFSEPDKINKLGVEGEGEHPVGTARPIVDRRKIFEMAAKPAFCRPISTIHKSGQQSTSTTSSTLEHSPGKARGRAHSGETQEKHPDPLSPAGRQALLEQQRLGTFTEYQVTWNMQRKASDAKTQGRYHSADDILDQGTEETPVCVHERSRSSPSQDFYTQKIPVPWRETAEILDHRQDQQGGSYTTRGPSESQEQPAQLHHFPQPPQPSIPRLTDTEPHSSRDVATPAPLPLPHPSDHRYKCDSADPGHNLPAYPSNHTHSSVSEQPLPPPTVAPKPQNTGLIIMPQWPLLGLETPSATSSTYGLSSQEFLPGPCTHQAEPSSSSSCSSHGTELDPAPNQACSLGSTQLPSPSPGRTAGLGTEEGAADSTLEPPPSSSHSPLFSYQTASLTVPSSGGTSSPSPQFAPQRLTDQPPVSVSVQDEAQSRPENRTNAVMEMSSVGKKVPVKIVHAESTTERESRQYLLHSERNGAPGVSEGPDFPPPLPTSLPSPEPQPYSLFRAYTPYTRHGPQSPPRDPTLTVAPEEALSPGRSQTNGPSGTAVMGPQQPQKSNSEEDVKREELARDIMDKDKSLVDILDQSKMKTTMDLMGGIFPQGEQILDGGHQRRKVSPKQCLPPRGMDERREEGGMSAATGALVTSSTYYSTSAPKAELLNKMKDMQEEELEEDSEDELDIDLASKKQELIDSLGKKLQVLREARENLQEDLHDNNSLGDEVEAVVQRVCKPNELDKFRMFVGDLDKVVSLLLSLSGRLARVENALNSLEEDTTPEEKRTLSEKRKLLIRQHEDAKELKENLDRRERLVYSIMAAHLSHESLADYQHFVKMKSALIIEQRKLDDKIKLGEEQLKCLLDSLLLEQRLLF from the exons GAGGAATGAACCAGTCTCCCAGCCCCATTCATGGCACTCCTCCAAGTTCACAGAAGACCACCCCGAACCCACAGAGAGTCACAACGAGCCTTCACCTGTGTGGCAGGTCAAACATGAAGTCAG TGCATCCACAAAAGACCTTTCCAGCTGCGGGGACCACGACTCGAATCTACGCCAGTTATCTAGCCAGTTCAGCTCTGTGGGGAATATGGAGAGAGTAGAGCGTCCCTCACACCCCTACCCACCAGGTTGCCTCTCCCCCAGCAGGTACCACCGCAGCGCTGAGCCTCTCTCTGGGGGTGGAGTGTCTGGTGGGAAGAGCGAATCACCCTTCAGCTGCCTGTCCTCTACCAGCCCTCCCCCGGAGCCTGCTCTGGCCCTCACCAACACTGAGGCGACTGAGGGCAGCGTGTTCTATAAGGGGGTCCAGACTCAGGGTGAGCAGCGCCACAGCCGGAACCTCCAGCTGCCCCAGGGGGACGGAGGCTCAGAGAGCCCCAGGACAGTCCCAGAGGAGCAGCCTGGCTCCCGCTACTCCAGCTCAGGCTCTGGCAGATCGCACATAGGCCCTGTGTGGCACGTCCCAGAGAGGAGGAAGGTAGcagcccccccctctcctcctcctcctcccctgcgcAATGACAGCTTTGCTGCCACCAAGGTGTACCCTGCCTACACAGAGGGGCCTGGAGCTCCACCACAGGCCCCAGAGAACAGCAGCTACAGAGCCCGGGGCAACCATATCTCTCACAATGAGAATGGGCCAGACCCCAGGTGCAGTTACAACCCTCCACCTCACAAGAAAGACTTCCTCCACCCAAACATAGCTGCAGGTGCACCTGACTACAACCACAACCAGCTCAGCAACCCAAACAAACTGTTCTCGCTGTCTAGCCAAGACGTGAGACAGAGTCAGTCTCCCTTCGCTTGCCTGCCCAACCACCAGCGGCAGTACAGCGACGAAAGCACTTTCTACCTGCAGACCAGATCCGCCCCACATCCACCGAAGCCGCAGAGCGTTGGTAGCTACTACCACAGCCTCCAGGAGCTCCCTACCAACCGGAGTAACAGTAGGAACCACGTGAGGTCCTCCACCACGTCCCTGTCCACCTCGACCATCGACCAGAACTATGACGGCGGAGGACACATCAGGTACTACTGCATCACAACCAAGCAGCCAGGCCAGCCAGAGACTCGTGTTAGACAGAGCAAATCAGAGGTCTGGATGGCTGACATGGAGCTAGCTAAGGGCTCAAACGACAGGGGCTCCACAAGTTCCTCCCACAAGACCAACAAGGTCAAGTATCATCCTCAGCCGCCTTACGCCAACAGCAAGGAGCGGAACGGAAATGTCAAAGCGGCCAACGTTCTGCTTTACGAACACACAGCCTCCAATTCCTCATCTGGTAAACCTACcactgaggagagggagaggaggagtgagggcCAGAGACCTACAGAGGCCCAGCTTAGAAGCTCTTACTCTCCCAGTCCGCCCAAGGACCACAAGGCGGCACCGCTGAGAGAAGACCCTTGGGTCTCTCAGGAGAACAATAAGATCTCTTCTCAAAAGACACCCATGCTCCACAGTCTGGCTCAGGGGAGTAGAAGCCTAGCCCAGGAGAGTAGGAGCCCAATGCTTCATTCTCTAGCCCAGGAGAGTAGGAGCCCAATGCTTCATTCTCTAGCCCAGGAGAGTAGGAGCCCAATGCTTCATTCTCTAGCCCAGGAGAGTAGGAGCCCAATACTTCATTCTCTAGCCCAGGAGAGTAGGAGCCCAATGCTTCATTCTCTAGCCCAGGAGAGTAGGAGCCCAATGCTTCATTCTCTAGCCCAGGAGAGTAGGAGCCCAATGCTTCATTCTCTAGCCCAGGAGAGTAGGAGCCCAATGCTTCATTCTCTAGCCCAGGAGAGTAGGAGCCCAATGCTTCATTCTCTAGCCCAGGAGAGTAGGAGCCCAATGCTTCATTCTCTAGCCCAGGAGAGTAGGAGCCCAATGCTTCATTCTCTAGCCCAGGAGAGTAGGAGCCCAATGCTTCATTCTCTAGCCCAGGAGAGTAGGAGCCCAATGCTTCATGCTCTAGCCCAGGAGAGTAGGAGCCCAATGCTTCATGCTCTAGCCCAGGAGAGTAGGAGCCCAATGCTTCATTCTCTAGCCCAGGAGAGTAGGAGCCCAATGCTTCATTCTCTGGCCCAGGAGAGTAGGAGCCCAATGCTTCATTCTCTAGCCCAGGAGAGTAGGAGCCCAATGCTTCATTCTCTGGCCCAGGAGAGTAGGAGCCCAATGCTTCATTCTCTGGCCCAGGAGAGTAGGATCCTGGTGGAGAAGATTCACTCTGCTacggcaccaccaccaccaccatccaaCGGCGGGGGAGACACCAACCACGCCATACCGGAGGCTTTAACAAACAACACTGCAACGGGCAAACTGGCGAGACGCAGCGACCGATACGCCACCACCCTCCGCAACGAGATCCAGCTAAAGAGGGCCCAGCTGCAGAAAAGCCGGAGCGCTGCCACCCTGACCTGCCCCAGCGAGACGGAGGAGCCAGAGGAGGAGGCAGACGCGGGGGGGTGGAAGTCCACCTCCTCCGACggctccttttcctcctcctacAAGGACCACCTCAAGGAGGCTCAGGCTAGGGTCCTCCAGGCCACGTCCTTTAGGAGGAGAGACCTAGAACCTCCCGGGTCAGGGTCGGAGGCTCCGTTAACCAAACCCAACTCACACATAGTCTCCCGCATTGGCTGCCGCAAGCGTTTCCCTCTGAACAAGAGGGTCCACTCGTTCTCCGAGCCAGACAAGATCAACAAGCTGGgagtggagggtgagggagaacaTCCCGTTGGAACAGCACGGCCGATTGTAGACCGACGGAAGATCTTTGAAATGGCTGCTAAACCTGCCTTCTGCAGACCCATCTCAACCATCCACAAGTCAGGCCAGCAGAGCACCAGCACCACCTCCAGCACTTTGGAGCACTCTCCGGGCAAGGCCAGAGGGAGAGCCCACTCAGGAGAAACTCAGGAGAAACACCCAGACCCCCTCAGCCCCGCAGGCAGACAGGCCCTACTGGAGCAGCAGAGGCTGGGGACCTTCACCGAGTACCAGGTCACCTGGAACATGCAGAGGAAGGCTTCAGACGCAAAGACCCAGGGGAGGTACCACTCTGCTGACGACATCCTGGACCAGGGAACAGAGGAGACGCCTGTCTGTGTCCATGAGAGGTCCAGATCGTCTCCCTCACAAGACTTCTACACACAG AAGATCCCTGTGCCATGGAGAGAGACTGCTGAAATTCTGGACCATAGACAGGACCAGCAAGGAGGCAGTTACACCACCAG AGGGCCGAGCGAGAGCCAAGAGCAGCCAGCCCAGCTCCACCACTTCCCACAGCCTCCACAACCGTCTATTCCAAGACTGACCGACACAGAGCCACACAGCAGCAGAGACGTGGCCACCCccgcccccctccctctccctcacccctctgaCCACAGATACAAATGTGACTCTGCGGACCCCGGCCACAACCTCCCCGCGTACCCTTCCAACCACACCCACAGCTCTGTGTCTGAGCAACCACTACCACCTCCAACGGTGGCTCCCAAGCCCCAGAATACAGGCCTCATCATCATGCCACAGTGGCCTCTCCTAGGCCTGGAAACCCCCTCAGCCACATCCTCCACCTACGGACTGTCTTCCCAGGAATTCCTGCCTGGCCCTTGCACCCATCAGGCTGAACCATCATCCAGCAGCAGCTGCTCCTCCCATGGCACAGAGCTGGATCCTGCCCCAAACCAAGCCTGCTCCTTGGGCTCCACCcagctcccctctccctcccctgggAGAACCGCTGGACTGGGCACGGAGGAGGGAGCAGCTGATTCAACGCTAGAGCCGCCACCCTCCTCTTCCcactctcctttattctcctacCAGACTGCCAGTCTGACGGTTCCCTCCTCAGGTGGGACTAGTTCTCCCTCTCCTCAGTTTGCTCCACAGAGGTTGACGGACCAgccccctgtctctgtgtctgtgcagGATGAAGCCCAGAGCAG GCCAGAGAACCGGACCAACGCTGTGATGGAGATGAGCAGTGTAGGGAAGAAGGTCCCTGTGAAGATCGTCCATGCTGAGAGcaccacagagagggagagccgCCAGTACCTGCTGCACAGCGAGAGAAATGGGGCCCCTGGAGTTTCAGAGGGGCCCGACTTTCCCCCGCCCTTACCGACCAGCCTGCCCTCCCCTGAGCCGCAGCCCTACTCCCTGTTCCGTGCCTACACCCCCTACACACGCCATGGGCCTCAGAGTCCCCCCAGGGACCCAACCCTCACTGTAGCCCCAGAAGAGGCCCTGTCCCCTGGGCGGTCTCAGACCAACGGTCCCTCCGGTACCGCCGTCATGGGTCCCCAGCAGCCTCAGAAGAGTAATTCGGAGGAAGATGtgaagagagaggagctggccAGAGACATCATGGACAAGGATAAGTCCCTGGTGGACATCTTGGACCAGAGTAAGATGAAGACCACCATGGATCTGATGGGGGGGATCTTCCCCCAGGGGGAGCAGATCTTGGATGGGGGGCACCAGAGGAGGAAAGTCTCCCCCAAACAGTGTTTGCCGCCCAGGGGCATGGATGAAAG gagagaggaggggggcatgTCTGCTGCCACAGGGGCCCTGGTGACCAGCTCCACCTACTACAGTACATCTGCCCCCAAGGCTGAGCTGCTCAACAAGATGAAGGACATGcaggaggaggagctggaggaagACTCCGAGGACGAACTGGACATCGACCTGGCCAGCAAGAAG CAAGAGCTGATTGACAGCCTGGGTAAGAAGCTGCAGGTGCTGCGCGAGGCCAGGGAGAACCTTCAGGAGGACCTCCACGATAACAACTCTCTGGGGGACGAGGTGGAGGCCGTGGTGCAGAGGGTCTGCAAGCCCAACGAGCTGGACAAGTTCAGGATGTTTGTTGGAGATCTGGACAAGGTGGTCAGTTTGCTGCTCTCCCTGTCCGGCCGACTGGCCAGGGTGGAGAACGCGCTCAACAGTCTGGAGGAAGACACCACACCGGAAGagaag cgCACCCTGTCAGAGAAGAGGAAGCTGTTAATCAGACAACACGAAGACGCCAAAGAGCTCAAGGAGAACCTTGACCGGCGGGAGCGCCTGGTTTACAGCATCATGGCTGCTCACCTCAGCCACGAGAGCCTGGCAGACTACCAGCACTTTGTCAAGATGAAGTCAGCCCTCATCATCGAGCAGCGCAAGCTGGACGACAAGATCAAACTGGGAGAGGAGCAGCTGAAATGTCTGCTGGATAGTTTATTGTTGGagcagaggctgctgttctga